The following proteins are co-located in the Cutaneotrichosporon cavernicola HIS019 DNA, chromosome: 3 genome:
- a CDS encoding uncharacterized protein (DASH complex subunit Duo1), translating to MDADSPFTLRPLRDFEDETLQLADLSLADETFDGDAHPLGLPPPSMASSSRAPYRPQDSSLTASLAQDDSARSSTRSSARSSARSSPTPGPRPDHEEGGNDAARDEQLRGSLSDLRRINGVMDGFLNALEAVKGHNQRLEEKVKQSRRLLDDYVGLMSQTHHTKQLLLNPKWTGMHDDVAAIQEADERRIASLQAEEDARLAAEQALAEAEAEKERERERERERERGYGDPVAESAHERCWRARGAVRPCTE from the exons ATGGACGCCGACTCACCCTTCACCCTCCGCCCTCTCCGCGACTTTGAAGACGAGACCCTACAACTCGCAGACCTCTCCTTAGCGGACGAGACCTTTGACGGGGACGCACACCCGCTAGGTCTTCCCCCTCCATCGatggcgtcgtcctcacgCGCCCCATACCGGCCACAAGATTCAAGCCTGACAGCGAGCCTCGCCCAAGACGACAGCGCTAGATCAAGTACGAGATCAAGTGCGAGATCGAGTGCTCGCTCATCCCCGACTCCCGGACCGCGACCTGATCATGAAGAGGGGGGAAACGatgccgcgcgcgacgagcaaCTCCGCGGGTCGCTTTCCGATCTGCGGCGCATCAACGGCGTCATGGACGGATTTCTTAATGCCCTTGAAGCGGTAAAGGGGCATAACCAG CGCCTAGAGGAGAAGGTCAAGCAGAGTCGACGGTTGCTCGACGATTATGTCGGCCTCATGAGCCAGACGCACCATACCAAGCAGCTGCTGTTGAATCCCAAGTGGACGGGGATGCACGAT gaCGTAGCCGCTATCCAGGAAGCTGACGAACGCCGCATTGCCTCCCTccaggctgaggaggacgcgcgaCTCGCAGCCGAGCAAGcactcgccgaggccgaggcggagaaggagcgcgagcgcgagcgagaAAGGGAACGTGAACGG GGGTACGGGGATCCCGTCGCGGAGTCGGCCCACGAGCGCTGCTGGCGGGCGCGTGGCGCGGTACGACCATGTACAGAGTAG
- a CDS encoding uncharacterized protein (Membrane transport protein): MSYSPQMDLTRELENQAAVEAVAAAVAAQDDYPPQPGHGPPPPPAYARARQAFPFGPPHRQAPDSPLSNAQQLMVLREFYARNPNPSKRELEILAERTGRPWNKIREYFRQRRNKLRGLSDLEGMEEPGRASSWLQVTYRPGPPSVSVSQLTLYNAYKSRFDPYSTSAPLLGGQELIQLACSTFPGCEMARDDGDYVLRGLRDKDGAVIEAEWDRGVDAMVEPLRGTTWLLSNYQHQGEGVGPSLTQTELYTAYAARFSSLLPVAEEEVDQVDQAEQVDQVGHEQVNHEQVDQIQVDQVNQSEVDPVEGEVDLSELGVEHAELKDFEANMGMEGDMFLQDAEHAEHAQRGEHAEHTEHNEHSQPDEPDDSDERVPPRMLNPVELIALARMTFPKCEPAVDEDGRFVIRGLERREGVEKGRGVKAADMFPFALASVPAPSDPAHPLTSILKRKLALLNPEPDEPSKRRSGIGVNIALDAEPELTDEDRELLDGLRRFRYSKLGREVRDTCVQQ; encoded by the exons ATGTCCTACTCCCCGCAGATGGACTTGACCCGCGAGCTAGAAAACCAAGctgccgtcgaggccgtgGCAGCAGCCGTAGCCGCGCAGGACGACTACCCTCCCCAGCCGGGCCAtggtcctcctccaccacctgCGTACGCGCGCGCCCGACAGGCGTTCCCCTTCGGCCCGCCGCACAGACAAGCCCCAGACTCGCCGTTGAGTAATGCACAACAACTCATGGTCCTCCGCGAGTTTTATGCCCGGAATCCGAACCCGagcaagcgcgagctggagaTATTGGCCGAGAGGACCGGGAGGCCGTGGAATAAGATTAGGGAGTATTTCAGGCAGAGGAGGAACAAGTTGCGCGGACTGAGTGACTtggaggggatggaggagcCGGGAAGGGCTAGTAGCTG GCTCCAAGTCACGTACCGTCCCGGACCACCCTCGGTCTCCGTCTCCCAACTAACCCTGTACAACGCCTACAAGTCGCGCTTTGATCCGTactccacctcggccccgctcctcggcggaCAGGAGTTGATACAGCTCGCATGCTCTACCTTCCCCGGGTGTGAGATGGCGCGCGATGATGGCGATTACGTACTTCGTGGGCTTAGGGATAAGGATGGGGCCGTTATCGAGGCTGAGTGGGATCGCGGGGTTGATGCCATGGTTGAGCCGTTGCGGGGGACGACTTG gctcCTCAGCAATTACCAGCACCAAGGTGAAGGCGTCGGGCCCTCACTTACCCAAACAGAGCTGTACACCGCTTATGCggcgcgcttctcctctctcctccctgtggctgaggaggaggtggatcAAGTGGACCAAGCCGAACAGGTTGACCAGGTCGGCCACGAACAGGTGAACCACGAACAGGTGGACCAAATCCAGGTCGACCAAGTCAACCAAAGCGAGGTGGACCCGGTAGAAGGCGAGGTGGATCtcagcgagctcggcgtcgagcacgccgaACTCAAGGACTTTGAGGCCAACATGGGTATGGAGGGGGACATGTTCCTGCAAGAtgccgagcacgccgagcacgcTCAGCGCGGTGAGCACGCTGAGCACACCGAGCACAACGAGCACTCACAACCCGACGAGCCTGACGACTCGGATGAACgcgtgccgccgcgcaTGCTCAATCCCGTCGAACTTATTGCACTTGCACGCATGACGTTTCCGAAGTGCGAGCCGGCAgtggatgaggatggacgATTCGTTATTCGCGGACTGGAACggcgcgagggcgtcgagaaGGGGCGGGGAGTCAAGGCTGCCGACATGTTCCCTTTTGCGCTTGCGAGCG tgcCTGCACCTTCTGACCCTGCGCACCCGTTGACGTCCATACTCAAGCGCAAGCTTGCGCTACTCAACCCCGAACCCGACGAGCCGTCTAAGCGCCGCAGCGGTATCGGAGTCAACAttgccctcgacgccgagcccgagctcaccgacgaggacaggGAACTGCTCGATGGTCTCCGGCGCTTCCGGTACTCCAAACTGGggcgcgaggtgcgcgaCACGTGTGTGCAGCAGTAG